A window of Streptomyces sp. NBC_01241 genomic DNA:
GCGGGCAGCGGGCGATGGGCGGCGGGCGATGGGCGGCGGGCGATGGGCCGGCCGGTCGCCGGATGCCGGCCCGTGGGATGCGGTCAGCCGCCCGCTATGAGGTGGTCGAACTCCCCGTCCTTCACCCCGAGCAACAGCGCCTCTATCTCGGCCGGCGTATAGACCAGGGCCGGCCCGTCGGGGTGGCGCGAATTCCGCATCGCCACATCCCCGCCGGGCAGTTTCGCGAACTCCACGCAGGATCCCTGGGAGTTGCTGTGTCTGCTCTTCTGCCAGACGACTCCGCGAAGCTCTGTGGCCGCCATGCCGTTGTACACGTGGTGCACAGGACGCTCCCCGAGTTGCAAGGTGCAAGTGTCAACTGTCTCGGATCATAGCTCTGTTCAAATATCCCTGCATGAGCAGATGCATGAGCGGATGCACGTGCACGCGGGGTGTTCTCGTGATTACAGCTCTGCGATTA
This region includes:
- a CDS encoding DUF397 domain-containing protein → MHHVYNGMAATELRGVVWQKSRHSNSQGSCVEFAKLPGGDVAMRNSRHPDGPALVYTPAEIEALLLGVKDGEFDHLIAGG